A part of Aegilops tauschii subsp. strangulata cultivar AL8/78 chromosome 2, Aet v6.0, whole genome shotgun sequence genomic DNA contains:
- the LOC109753893 gene encoding amino acid transporter AVT1I, with product MSHAVPLLGRKEAARPEQAAQKGARNDGSASFVRTCLNGVNALSGVGVLSVPYALSEGGWLSLLLLAAVAAACWYTGLLVGRCMDADPAIRTYPDIGQRAFGSPGRLLVSSFLYAEVYLVAVGFLILDGDNLDKLFPGSSVALGPVSLAGKQLFVVLVALMVAPTTWLRSLGVLAYVSAAGVFASLVVVLSVLWVAAVDGVGFSGRGTTTPLRLAGLPTALGLYTFCYCGHAVFPTLYTCMKQKSQFPKMLAICFVLCTLNYGSMAVLGYLMYGDGVQSQVTLNLPAARLSSKIAIYTTLVNPLAKYALMVTPIATVVEERICVAVGQGSAVPVAVRTLLVLSTVAVAIAVPFFGYLMALVGSFLSVGVCMLLPCVCYLRIFGAPSVKCSRTAMEAAAIFGILALGALVAVTGTYSSVMQIIHHL from the exons ATGAGCCATGCCGTGCCGCTTCTCGGGAGGAAAGAGGCTGCgcggccggagcaggcggcgcaAAAGGGGGCTCGGAACGACGGCAGTGCCAGCTTCGTGCGAACTTGCCTCAACGGCGTCAACGCCTTGTCAG GTGTTGGGGTGCTGTCGGTGCCCTACGCGCTGTCGGAGGGTGGGTGGCTAAGCCTGCTGCTGCTGGCCGCCGTGGCTGCCGCCTGCTGGTACACCGGCCTCCTCGTCGGGCGCTGCATGGACGCCGACCCGGCAATCCGGACGTACCCGGACATAGGCCAGCGCGCCTTCGGCTCCCCCGGCCGCCTGCTCGTGTCGTCTTTCCTGTACGCCGAGGTCTACCTCGTCGCCGTCGGCTTCCTCATCCTCGACGGGGACAACCTCGACAAGCTCTTCCCGGGCTCCAGCGTCGCCCTGGGGCCCGTGTCGCTCGCGGGGAAGCAGCTTTTCGTCGTGCTCGTCGCGCTCATGGTCGCGCCCACGACGTGGCTGCGCAGTCTGGGCGTGCTCGCGTACGTCTCCGCAGCAGGCGTGTTCGCGTCGTTGGTCGTCGTCCTCAGCGTGCTCTGGGTGGCGGCCGTCGACGGGGTCGGGTTCTCCGGGAGAGGCACTACTACGCCGCTGCGGCTCGCCGGCCTCCCCACCGCTCTCGGCCTGTACACCTTCTGCTACTGCGGCCACGCCGTGTTCCCGACGCTGTACACATGTATGAAGCAAAAGTCCCAGTTCCCAAAG ATGCTGGCGATATGCTTCGTGCTGTGCACGCTCAACTACGGCTCGATGGCCGTGCTGGGGTACCTCATGTACGGCGACGGCGTGCAGTCCCAGGTGACGCTCAACCTGCCGGCGGCGAGGCTCAGCTCCAAGATCGCCATATACACAACGCTGGTGAACCCGCTGGCCAAGTACGCGCTCATGGTCACGCCGATCGCGACGGTCGTCGAGGAGAGGATCTGTGTCGCGGTAGGCCAGGGCTCCGCGGTCCCCGTGGCGGTGAGGACGCTGCTGGTGCTCAGCACCGTGGCCGTGGCGATCGCCGTGCCGTTCTTCGGCTACCTCATGGCGCTAGTGGGGTCCTTCCTCAGCGTGGGCGTGTGCATGCTCCTGCCATGCGTCTGCTACCTCAGGATCTTCGGGGCGCCGTCCGTGAAGTGTAGCCGCACCGCCATGGAGGCCGCCGCGATCTTCGGGATACTGGCGTTGGGCGCGCTTGTGGCTGTGACCGGCACGTACTCTTCTGTGATGCAAATTATCCACCACTTGTAA